In one window of Primulina tabacum isolate GXHZ01 chromosome 8, ASM2559414v2, whole genome shotgun sequence DNA:
- the LOC142553954 gene encoding glutamate receptor 3.2-like isoform X2, which translates to MDLNLLRVVVPLSLLFVVGFSQQISSLGNVTFGAIFTFGSINGRVARIAMEAAVEDVNSDPRILGGRKLVLRTSDSNFSGFRSIIGGLQYMAKDIVAVIGPQTSGMVHILSHLANELHVPMLSFTALDPTLSSLQYPYFIQTAPNDLYQMTAIADMVSYFGYKEVVVIYTDDDQSRGSMVALANKLGERLCRITYKAVLSPEALATPQEIRNELVKISLMESRVIVVHAFAAVGNNVFDMAHRLRMMENGYVWIATAWLSTVLDSLPVTRESAKSIQGVLTLRPHTPDSTRRRAFLSRWKRLSNGSVGLNPYGLYAYDTVLMIAKAVGEFLEGGGIISFSNDPILNSLGGSLNIGALSTFDGGKQLLANILQTNMTGLTGQIAFQPDKSMIRPAFEILNVIGEGYKQIGYWSNYSGLSTVPPEILYNKPPNRSSASQQLEGVVWPGRTMVKPHGWVLPHNGRPLRIGIPDRVGYKEFVSKDEKTNEIHGYCIDVFLAAAELLPYALSHEFIPLGDRHKNPSYSELVNLITTGVFDAAVGDITIVTNRTKIVDFTQPYIESGLLVVVPVRKQSSSAWAFLRPFTAPMWAVTGVFFVMIAVVVWILEHRINDEFRGPPRKQLITILWFGFSTMFFAHRENTMSTLGRMVLIIWLFAVLIITSSYTASLTSILTVQQMAPSIRGIESLITSNDRIGFQVGSFAEDYLNEELSIAKSRLVPLGSPEEYVDALRNRRVTAVVDERPYMELFLSSYCISKRLPFSAGHVHCDLNVVRKWRA; encoded by the exons ATGGATTTGAATTTGCTGAGGGTGGTGGTGCCTTTGTCTCTTCTTTTTGTTGTGGGGTTCTCACAACAGATTTCAAGTCTAGGCAATGTTACATTTGGGGCTATTTTCACATTTGGTAGTATTAATGGGAGAGTGGCAAGGATTGCTATGGAGGCTGCTGTTGAAGATGTGAATTCTGATCCAAGAATTCTTGGAGGGAGAAAGCTAGTTCTCAGAACCTCCGATTCAAATTTCAGTGGTTTTCGAAGCATCATTGGAG GATTGCAATATATGGCAAAGGATATCGTAGCAGTTATTGGGCCTCAAACCTCTGGAATGGTTCATATTTTATCACACCTTGCAAATGAACTCCATGTCCCAATGTTGTCATTTACGGCCTTGGATCCAACCCTTTCCTCTCTCCAATACCCGTACTTCATTCAAACGGCACCGAACGACCTTTACCAAATGACAGCAATAGCTGATATGGTTAGTTATTTTGGTTATAAAGAAGTGGTGGTTATTTACACAGATGATGATCAGAGCCGGGGATCTATGGTTGCTCTAGCCAATAAGCTGGGTGAGAGGCTTTGTAGAATCACATACAAGGCAGTGCTTTCTCCTGAAGCGTTAGCTACTCCACAAGAAATCAGGAACGAGTTAGTTAAGATTTCTCTGATGGAATCCCGGGTAATTGTTGTGCATGCTTTTGCTGCGGTTGGCAATAATGTTTTTGATATGGCTCATAGACTAAGAATGATGGAGAATggatatgtttggatcgctacAGCTTGGCTCTCTACGGTGTTGGATTCTTTACCCGTAACCAGAGAATCTGCCAAATCAATTCAAGGGGTTCTCACGCTTCGTCCCCACACACCAGACTCTACAAGAAGAAGGGCTTTCTTGTCTCGATGGAAGAGATTAAGCAATGGTTCAGTAGGGCTGAATCCATACGGCCTATACGCTTACGATACTGTCTTGATGATTGCCAAAGCAGTGGGAGAATTTCTTGAAGGTGGTGGCATCATTTCCTTCTCAAATGACCCAATTTTGAACAGTTTGGGAGGGAGCCTAAATATTGGTGCCTTAAGCACATTTGATGGAGGAAAGCAACTTCTTGCCAACATATTACAAACAAACATGACTGGTCTAACTGGCCAAATTGCATTCCAGCCTGATAAATCAATGATACGTCCAGCTTTTGAAATACTCAATGTAATAGGAGAGGGTTACAAGCAAATAGGCTATTGGTCTAATTACTCCGGTCTTTCTACGGTGCCTCCAGAGATTCTTTACAACAAACCACCTAATCGTTCAAGTGCGAGCCAACAATTAGAAGGTGTTGTATGGCCAGGAAGAACGATGGTCAAGCCACATGGATGGGTACTTCCGCACAATGGAAGACCCTTGAGAATCGGAATACCGGATCGAGTCGGTTACAAGGAATTTGTTTCTAAGGATGAAAAAACCAACGAGATCCATggatattgcattgatgtttttCTTGCCGCTGCAGAGTTACTTCCCTATGCGCTGTCTCATGAATTCATCCCGCTCGGAGATAGACATAAGAATCCAAGCTACTCAGAGCTCGTAAATTTGATCACAACTGGT GTCTTTGATGCAGCTGTTGGTGACATTACTATCGTAACAAACCGTACAAAAATTGTGGATTTTACTCAGCCTTACATTGAGTCAGGGCTTCTTGTGGTGGTACCAGTAAGAAAGCAGAGCTCAAGTGCTTGGGCTTTCTTGCGGCCATTTACTGCACCAATGTGGGCAGTCACAGGGGTGTTTTTCGTCATGATTGCAGTTGTAGTTTGGATTTTGGAACACAGAATAAACGATGAATTCCGTGGTCCTCCTAGGAAACAACTCATCACAATTTTATG GTTTGGCTTCTCAACTATGTTCTTTGCTCACA GAGAAAATACTATGAGCACACTTGGTCGAATGGTTCTAATCATCTGGCTTTTTGCCGTTTTAATCATCACCTCCAGCTACACTGCTAGCTTGACCTCTATCTTGACAGTGCAACAGATGGCCCCATCGATCAGAGGAATCGAGTCATTGATAACAAGCAATGACCGTATAGGATTCCAAGTTGGATCTTTTGCAGAAGATTATTTAAATGAGGAACTCAGCATAGCTAAATCGAGGCTTGTTCCTCTCGGATCACCAGAAGAATATGTGGATGCCTTAAGGAACAGAAGAGTTACTGCAGTCGTAGATGAACGTCCATACATGGAACTATTCCTCTCAAGCTACT GCATTTCCAAGAGACTCCCCTTTAGCGCTGGACATGTCCACTGCGATCTTAACGTTGTCAGAAAATGGCGAGCTTAA
- the LOC142553954 gene encoding glutamate receptor 3.2-like isoform X1: MDLNLLRVVVPLSLLFVVGFSQQISSLGNVTFGAIFTFGSINGRVARIAMEAAVEDVNSDPRILGGRKLVLRTSDSNFSGFRSIIGGLQYMAKDIVAVIGPQTSGMVHILSHLANELHVPMLSFTALDPTLSSLQYPYFIQTAPNDLYQMTAIADMVSYFGYKEVVVIYTDDDQSRGSMVALANKLGERLCRITYKAVLSPEALATPQEIRNELVKISLMESRVIVVHAFAAVGNNVFDMAHRLRMMENGYVWIATAWLSTVLDSLPVTRESAKSIQGVLTLRPHTPDSTRRRAFLSRWKRLSNGSVGLNPYGLYAYDTVLMIAKAVGEFLEGGGIISFSNDPILNSLGGSLNIGALSTFDGGKQLLANILQTNMTGLTGQIAFQPDKSMIRPAFEILNVIGEGYKQIGYWSNYSGLSTVPPEILYNKPPNRSSASQQLEGVVWPGRTMVKPHGWVLPHNGRPLRIGIPDRVGYKEFVSKDEKTNEIHGYCIDVFLAAAELLPYALSHEFIPLGDRHKNPSYSELVNLITTGVFDAAVGDITIVTNRTKIVDFTQPYIESGLLVVVPVRKQSSSAWAFLRPFTAPMWAVTGVFFVMIAVVVWILEHRINDEFRGPPRKQLITILWFGFSTMFFAHRENTMSTLGRMVLIIWLFAVLIITSSYTASLTSILTVQQMAPSIRGIESLITSNDRIGFQVGSFAEDYLNEELSIAKSRLVPLGSPEEYVDALRNRRVTAVVDERPYMELFLSSYCEFQAVGHEFTKSGWGFAFPRDSPLALDMSTAILTLSENGELKKIRDKWLKVRGCSQANTSGSNRFQLDSFWGLFIICGTACSLALIIYLCKIIRKFNRYFAHESEPLTPNSSRSSRIQRFLSFVDEKEEDLKRRLKRKHSSTITRGDSEEHGSSSGTKSEILVQRPNGNTYFQYS; this comes from the exons ATGGATTTGAATTTGCTGAGGGTGGTGGTGCCTTTGTCTCTTCTTTTTGTTGTGGGGTTCTCACAACAGATTTCAAGTCTAGGCAATGTTACATTTGGGGCTATTTTCACATTTGGTAGTATTAATGGGAGAGTGGCAAGGATTGCTATGGAGGCTGCTGTTGAAGATGTGAATTCTGATCCAAGAATTCTTGGAGGGAGAAAGCTAGTTCTCAGAACCTCCGATTCAAATTTCAGTGGTTTTCGAAGCATCATTGGAG GATTGCAATATATGGCAAAGGATATCGTAGCAGTTATTGGGCCTCAAACCTCTGGAATGGTTCATATTTTATCACACCTTGCAAATGAACTCCATGTCCCAATGTTGTCATTTACGGCCTTGGATCCAACCCTTTCCTCTCTCCAATACCCGTACTTCATTCAAACGGCACCGAACGACCTTTACCAAATGACAGCAATAGCTGATATGGTTAGTTATTTTGGTTATAAAGAAGTGGTGGTTATTTACACAGATGATGATCAGAGCCGGGGATCTATGGTTGCTCTAGCCAATAAGCTGGGTGAGAGGCTTTGTAGAATCACATACAAGGCAGTGCTTTCTCCTGAAGCGTTAGCTACTCCACAAGAAATCAGGAACGAGTTAGTTAAGATTTCTCTGATGGAATCCCGGGTAATTGTTGTGCATGCTTTTGCTGCGGTTGGCAATAATGTTTTTGATATGGCTCATAGACTAAGAATGATGGAGAATggatatgtttggatcgctacAGCTTGGCTCTCTACGGTGTTGGATTCTTTACCCGTAACCAGAGAATCTGCCAAATCAATTCAAGGGGTTCTCACGCTTCGTCCCCACACACCAGACTCTACAAGAAGAAGGGCTTTCTTGTCTCGATGGAAGAGATTAAGCAATGGTTCAGTAGGGCTGAATCCATACGGCCTATACGCTTACGATACTGTCTTGATGATTGCCAAAGCAGTGGGAGAATTTCTTGAAGGTGGTGGCATCATTTCCTTCTCAAATGACCCAATTTTGAACAGTTTGGGAGGGAGCCTAAATATTGGTGCCTTAAGCACATTTGATGGAGGAAAGCAACTTCTTGCCAACATATTACAAACAAACATGACTGGTCTAACTGGCCAAATTGCATTCCAGCCTGATAAATCAATGATACGTCCAGCTTTTGAAATACTCAATGTAATAGGAGAGGGTTACAAGCAAATAGGCTATTGGTCTAATTACTCCGGTCTTTCTACGGTGCCTCCAGAGATTCTTTACAACAAACCACCTAATCGTTCAAGTGCGAGCCAACAATTAGAAGGTGTTGTATGGCCAGGAAGAACGATGGTCAAGCCACATGGATGGGTACTTCCGCACAATGGAAGACCCTTGAGAATCGGAATACCGGATCGAGTCGGTTACAAGGAATTTGTTTCTAAGGATGAAAAAACCAACGAGATCCATggatattgcattgatgtttttCTTGCCGCTGCAGAGTTACTTCCCTATGCGCTGTCTCATGAATTCATCCCGCTCGGAGATAGACATAAGAATCCAAGCTACTCAGAGCTCGTAAATTTGATCACAACTGGT GTCTTTGATGCAGCTGTTGGTGACATTACTATCGTAACAAACCGTACAAAAATTGTGGATTTTACTCAGCCTTACATTGAGTCAGGGCTTCTTGTGGTGGTACCAGTAAGAAAGCAGAGCTCAAGTGCTTGGGCTTTCTTGCGGCCATTTACTGCACCAATGTGGGCAGTCACAGGGGTGTTTTTCGTCATGATTGCAGTTGTAGTTTGGATTTTGGAACACAGAATAAACGATGAATTCCGTGGTCCTCCTAGGAAACAACTCATCACAATTTTATG GTTTGGCTTCTCAACTATGTTCTTTGCTCACA GAGAAAATACTATGAGCACACTTGGTCGAATGGTTCTAATCATCTGGCTTTTTGCCGTTTTAATCATCACCTCCAGCTACACTGCTAGCTTGACCTCTATCTTGACAGTGCAACAGATGGCCCCATCGATCAGAGGAATCGAGTCATTGATAACAAGCAATGACCGTATAGGATTCCAAGTTGGATCTTTTGCAGAAGATTATTTAAATGAGGAACTCAGCATAGCTAAATCGAGGCTTGTTCCTCTCGGATCACCAGAAGAATATGTGGATGCCTTAAGGAACAGAAGAGTTACTGCAGTCGTAGATGAACGTCCATACATGGAACTATTCCTCTCAAGCTACTGTGAGTTCCAAGCTGTGGGACATGAGTTCACTAAAAGTGGTTGGGGATTC GCATTTCCAAGAGACTCCCCTTTAGCGCTGGACATGTCCACTGCGATCTTAACGTTGTCAGAAAATGGCGAGCTTAAAAAAATACGGGACAAATGGCTGAAAGTACGAGGTTGCAGCCAGGCAAATACTTCAGGATCAAACAGATTTCAGTTAGATAGCTTTTGGGGACTTTTCATTATATGTGGAACGGCATGCTCTCTTGCTCTTATAATCTATTTATGCAAGATCATAAGAAAGTTCAATAGATATTTTGCTCACGAATCAGAACCATTGACACCGAACAGTTCACGGTCCTCACGAATCCAAAGATTCTTGTCGTTTGTCGATGAAAAGGAAGAAGATTTGAAGAGAAGGTTGAAAAGGAAGCACTCTTCGACTATAACCAGAGGTGATTCTGAAGAACATGGATCTTCAAGTGGAACTAAATCTGAAATTTTAGTCCAGAGGCCTAATGGCAAtacttattttcaatattcttaA